A single window of Thermoanaerobaculia bacterium DNA harbors:
- a CDS encoding multidrug efflux RND transporter permease subunit, which yields MISHLFIRRPILATVISLLILLIGAAAIFNLPIAQYPEIAPPQVTVNAFYPGASAETLQVTVAAPIEEQINGVEGMLYLSSTSSSNGSVSITVTFETGTDVDQAATNVSNRVRLAEPRLPEEVRRNGVTVQKQSSNFLQIISMTSPEGRLDPLFLSNYTTLNILEEIKRVPGVGSALIFGAQDFSMRIWLKPDRLALFGLTPADVAAAIREQNAQFAVGRIGQEPTPGPTELSFTVTAPPRYTEPRQFEEIVLRSAADGARVRLADVARVELGARDYDTVSNVNGKPAINMAIFLQPGANSLATADGVQATMREVAKRFPVGMAWATPYDSTRFVRVSIEEVVKTLLEAMVLVFLVVWVFLGSFRATLIPLMAVPVSLIGAFAGMYALGFSINTLTLFGLVLAIGIVVDDAIVVLENVERIQRAEKISPREAAFKAMTEVTGPVIAIVLVLVAVFLPVAFFGGLAGELYRQFAITIAISVFLSGVVALTLTPALCAILLRPEHIAPHGLLGRFDAWFQRRTDGFGAKVDFLIRHKALTIGLFLVALLAVFGLLNVVPGGLVPSEDQGYFIAAALLPDGATLQRTAKVARQVEQAVLADPAVERIVSIVGFDFVGGGSKSNAATFFVILKPWDERESKLEQVLGGFYGSTGGIKEAVIFGFNPPPIQGLGATGGFEFFVQNRGEGSTHHMSEVAFGLMEKANKLPELAGVRTLFRPDVPQLEVALDRERAKASGISVDDVYAALQSTFGTLYVNDFTRSGRAFRVQLQAEAVDRKSPDDLGRVFVRAADGRMMPLSALVTVKSTVGPEVLERFNGFPAVKLLGAAAPGRSSGEAIAAMEKLADAQLPQDFGYAWSGSAFQEKKTGGSSAVVFLFSILVVFLILAGQYESWKLPVAVLLTVPIAVLGALAAVWLRGALFGGAANDIYFQIGLITLIGLASKNAILMVEFATQRRDAGATIEGAAQEAARLRFRPIVMTSLAFVLGVLPLVVSTGAGAASRHSIGTGVFGGMIAATFIAVFFIPVFYVIIARLGERRRRPGVAESSAGQEVSS from the coding sequence ATGATTTCGCATCTCTTCATCCGGCGGCCGATTCTCGCCACCGTCATCTCGCTGCTGATTCTGCTGATCGGCGCGGCGGCGATCTTCAACCTGCCGATCGCGCAGTACCCGGAGATCGCGCCGCCGCAGGTGACGGTGAACGCCTTCTATCCCGGAGCGTCGGCCGAGACCCTGCAGGTCACGGTCGCTGCCCCGATCGAAGAGCAGATCAACGGCGTCGAGGGAATGCTCTATCTGTCGTCGACCTCGTCTTCGAACGGCTCGGTGAGCATCACCGTGACCTTCGAGACCGGCACCGACGTCGACCAGGCGGCGACCAATGTCAGCAACCGCGTCCGCCTCGCCGAGCCGCGGCTCCCCGAGGAGGTCCGCAGAAACGGCGTCACGGTGCAGAAGCAGTCGTCGAACTTCCTGCAGATCATCTCGATGACTTCGCCGGAAGGCCGTCTGGACCCGCTCTTCCTCTCCAACTACACGACGCTCAACATCCTCGAGGAGATCAAGCGCGTTCCGGGAGTCGGCTCGGCGTTGATCTTCGGCGCCCAGGACTTCTCGATGCGGATCTGGCTCAAGCCGGACCGCCTGGCGCTCTTCGGCCTGACGCCGGCGGACGTCGCGGCCGCCATCCGCGAGCAGAATGCGCAGTTCGCGGTCGGGCGCATCGGCCAGGAGCCGACGCCGGGCCCGACCGAGCTCTCTTTCACCGTCACCGCACCCCCTCGCTACACGGAGCCGCGGCAGTTCGAGGAGATCGTCCTGCGGTCGGCAGCGGATGGGGCGCGGGTGCGCCTCGCCGATGTCGCGCGGGTCGAGCTCGGCGCCCGGGACTACGACACGGTGTCGAACGTCAACGGCAAGCCGGCGATCAACATGGCGATCTTCCTGCAGCCGGGCGCCAATTCGCTGGCGACGGCGGATGGCGTACAGGCGACGATGAGGGAAGTCGCCAAGCGCTTTCCCGTAGGGATGGCCTGGGCGACGCCGTACGACTCGACCCGGTTCGTGCGGGTGTCGATCGAAGAGGTCGTGAAGACCCTCCTCGAGGCGATGGTGCTGGTGTTCCTGGTCGTCTGGGTCTTCCTCGGTTCGTTCCGCGCGACGCTCATTCCGCTGATGGCCGTGCCGGTGTCCCTCATCGGCGCGTTCGCCGGCATGTACGCCCTCGGATTCAGCATCAACACCCTGACGCTGTTCGGGCTGGTGCTCGCCATCGGCATCGTCGTCGACGACGCCATCGTCGTGCTCGAGAACGTCGAGCGCATTCAGCGCGCCGAGAAGATCTCGCCGCGCGAAGCGGCGTTCAAGGCGATGACCGAAGTCACCGGACCGGTGATCGCGATCGTCCTCGTCCTGGTGGCGGTCTTTCTGCCGGTCGCCTTCTTCGGCGGCCTCGCTGGCGAGCTCTACCGCCAGTTCGCCATCACCATCGCCATCTCGGTATTTCTCTCCGGCGTGGTCGCGCTCACTTTGACCCCGGCGCTGTGCGCGATCCTGCTCCGCCCGGAGCACATCGCGCCGCACGGTCTGCTGGGCAGGTTCGATGCCTGGTTCCAGCGCCGCACCGACGGTTTCGGCGCCAAGGTCGACTTTCTGATCCGCCACAAGGCGCTCACCATCGGCCTGTTTCTGGTCGCGCTCCTGGCGGTTTTCGGGCTGCTCAACGTGGTGCCCGGCGGGCTGGTGCCGAGTGAGGATCAGGGCTATTTCATCGCCGCGGCCTTGCTCCCGGACGGCGCGACGCTGCAACGCACGGCGAAGGTGGCGCGTCAGGTGGAGCAGGCGGTGCTGGCGGATCCGGCGGTCGAGCGCATCGTTTCGATCGTCGGCTTCGACTTCGTCGGCGGCGGCAGCAAGTCGAACGCTGCCACCTTCTTCGTCATTCTGAAACCCTGGGACGAGCGCGAGTCGAAACTCGAGCAGGTGCTGGGCGGCTTCTACGGCAGCACCGGCGGGATCAAGGAGGCCGTGATCTTCGGCTTCAATCCACCGCCGATCCAGGGGCTCGGTGCGACCGGCGGGTTCGAGTTCTTCGTTCAGAATCGCGGCGAGGGCAGCACCCACCACATGTCGGAGGTGGCGTTCGGCCTGATGGAGAAGGCCAACAAGCTGCCCGAGCTGGCCGGCGTACGCACGCTCTTCCGGCCGGACGTGCCGCAGCTCGAGGTGGCGCTGGACCGTGAACGCGCCAAGGCGTCGGGCATCTCGGTCGATGACGTTTACGCGGCGTTGCAGAGCACCTTCGGCACGCTCTACGTCAACGACTTCACGCGCAGCGGCAGGGCCTTCCGGGTGCAGCTTCAGGCCGAGGCGGTCGACCGCAAGTCGCCCGACGATCTCGGGCGCGTCTTCGTGCGCGCCGCCGACGGCCGCATGATGCCGCTCTCTGCGCTGGTCACCGTGAAGTCGACGGTCGGCCCCGAGGTGCTCGAGCGCTTCAACGGGTTTCCGGCGGTGAAGCTCCTCGGGGCCGCCGCCCCCGGACGAAGCTCGGGCGAGGCGATCGCGGCGATGGAGAAGCTCGCCGACGCCCAACTGCCACAGGACTTCGGTTACGCCTGGAGCGGCTCGGCCTTCCAGGAGAAGAAGACCGGCGGCTCCTCGGCGGTGGTCTTCCTGTTCTCGATCCTGGTGGTTTTCTTGATCCTGGCTGGGCAGTACGAGAGCTGGAAGCTGCCGGTGGCCGTGCTGCTCACCGTGCCGATCGCTGTGCTCGGCGCGCTCGCGGCGGTCTGGTTGCGCGGCGCCCTTTTCGGCGGGGCGGCGAACGACATCTATTTCCAGATCGGATTGATCACGCTCATCGGCCTGGCGTCGAAGAACGCCATTTTGATGGTCGAGTTCGCCACCCAGCGGCGGGATGCCGGGGCCACGATCGAAGGCGCCGCGCAGGAGGCGGCGCGTTTGCGGTTCCGTCCCATCGTGATGACCTCGCTCGCCTTCGTCCTCGGGGTGCTGCCGCTGGTCGTCTCGACCGGCGCGGGCGCCGCGAGCCGACATTCGATCGGTACCGGCGTTTTCGGCGGCATGATCGCCGCGACGTTCATCGCGGTCTTCTTCATTCCGGTCTTCTACGTGATCATCGCGCGGCTGGGGGAGAGGCGACGCCGCCCGGGCGTCGCGGAATCCTCCGCCGGGCAGGAGGTCTCCTCGTGA
- a CDS encoding efflux RND transporter periplasmic adaptor subunit yields the protein MTVAVLITSSWSLACGGGKPPAQLAPPPAQVTVVTLAPKTLEMAFAVPGRLQGSREVEVRSRVKGILQSWAYNEGEPVREGQLLFRIDPASYRADVDRAKGVVGEAQAALTRAERDVARLGPLVEREAVSRRELDDAMSTRDQASASLESARAALRSAELELGYTQVVAPVSGISGRALKSQGSLVDDGENSLLTSIWRIDPIWALFTVSDREFARLQAELARAGKSLSDVSAELVLADGRIHPLRGKLNFTGSQIDVSTGSVELRAEFPNADAALLPGLFVRVVLQGVSRSAALVVPQRAVQQGPEGQFVYVVGVGDKVESRPVVLEQWSGSDWIVGSGLAAGERVIVDGALKVGPGAVVQVVDAAVDAVEPAVETDGAAGESGAGS from the coding sequence ATGACAGTCGCAGTACTCATCACATCCTCTTGGAGCCTCGCCTGTGGCGGTGGCAAGCCGCCGGCCCAACTGGCTCCGCCGCCGGCACAGGTCACGGTCGTGACTCTGGCGCCGAAGACCCTCGAAATGGCCTTCGCGGTGCCGGGGCGGCTCCAGGGCTCGCGCGAGGTCGAAGTCCGCTCGCGGGTGAAGGGCATCCTGCAGAGCTGGGCCTACAACGAGGGCGAGCCGGTTCGCGAGGGGCAGCTCCTCTTCCGGATCGATCCGGCCTCCTACCGTGCCGATGTCGACCGCGCGAAAGGCGTGGTGGGCGAGGCGCAAGCGGCTCTCACCCGCGCCGAGCGCGACGTGGCGCGGCTGGGTCCCCTGGTCGAGCGCGAGGCGGTCTCCCGGCGCGAGTTGGACGACGCCATGTCGACCCGCGACCAGGCCAGCGCGAGCCTCGAGAGCGCCCGCGCCGCCCTGCGTTCGGCCGAGCTCGAGCTCGGCTACACGCAGGTCGTCGCGCCGGTCTCGGGAATCTCCGGCCGAGCGCTCAAGTCCCAGGGGAGTCTGGTCGACGATGGCGAGAATTCGCTGCTGACGAGCATCTGGCGCATCGACCCGATCTGGGCGCTGTTCACGGTCTCGGACCGCGAGTTCGCGCGTCTTCAGGCGGAGCTCGCCCGCGCCGGGAAGTCGCTCTCGGACGTCTCCGCCGAGCTCGTGCTCGCCGACGGCCGGATCCATCCGCTGCGCGGCAAGCTGAACTTCACCGGCTCGCAGATCGACGTCTCGACCGGCTCGGTCGAGCTGCGCGCGGAATTCCCCAATGCCGACGCCGCGCTCCTCCCGGGACTCTTCGTGCGCGTGGTGCTGCAGGGCGTCTCCCGGTCCGCAGCGCTGGTGGTGCCGCAGCGCGCCGTGCAGCAGGGGCCGGAGGGCCAGTTCGTCTACGTCGTTGGCGTCGGCGACAAGGTCGAGTCCCGGCCGGTCGTGCTCGAGCAGTGGAGCGGCAGCGACTGGATCGTCGGCTCGGGCCTCGCCGCAGGTGAGCGGGTGATCGTCGACGGCGCGCTCAAGGTCGGTCCGGGAGCGGTCGTGCAGGTCGTCGACGCGGCTGTCGACGCGGTCGAGCCGGCGGTCGAGACGGATGGGGCGGCGGGCGAATCCGGAGCCGGTTCATGA
- a CDS encoding TetR/AcrR family transcriptional regulator — translation MSDLPPTSACHPCASDGLSGRASARRQAILAAARTLFLEKGYAATTCADVVAVSGGSLATLYALFSTKRGLFEAILRDYSEAVMRPLCVEGISIDPEQGLLAFGERYLAVVLEPSVVAWWRALCAEAPHAPELREVFLTEEGGPIQQALASYLGDKVDKGLLEIAEPVRAAGQFLALLRGHLHNRALAGDPSPVTPQEIQEQVRSAVRIFIHGCRPRPAGS, via the coding sequence GACCTTCCGCCCACCTCCGCCTGCCACCCCTGTGCGTCCGATGGCCTCTCGGGCCGCGCTTCAGCGCGCCGACAGGCGATCCTCGCGGCCGCCCGCACCCTCTTCCTCGAGAAGGGCTACGCCGCCACGACCTGCGCCGATGTCGTCGCGGTCTCGGGGGGGTCGCTCGCCACGCTCTACGCACTCTTCAGCACCAAGCGCGGCCTGTTCGAGGCGATCCTGCGCGACTACTCCGAGGCGGTGATGCGGCCGCTCTGCGTCGAAGGGATCTCGATCGACCCGGAGCAGGGTCTGCTCGCGTTCGGCGAGCGCTACCTGGCCGTGGTGCTCGAACCGTCGGTGGTCGCCTGGTGGCGCGCGCTGTGCGCCGAAGCTCCCCATGCACCCGAGCTGCGCGAAGTCTTCCTGACCGAAGAGGGCGGGCCGATCCAGCAGGCGCTCGCTTCGTACCTGGGCGACAAGGTGGACAAGGGGCTGCTCGAGATCGCCGAGCCGGTGCGCGCCGCCGGCCAGTTCCTGGCGCTCCTGCGCGGACACCTGCACAACCGGGCGCTCGCCGGCGACCCGAGTCCTGTCACGCCGCAGGAGATCCAAGAGCAGGTGCGTAGCGCCGTCCGAATCTTCATCCATGGTTGCCGGCCCCGCCCGGCGGGTTCCTGA